The nucleotide sequence TCTCAAAACATTAGCCTACTGACAATCTGCAAACCCAAATACACATCACAAATAGATCTGAATTAAATGCAACTCAGACTAAACAAAGTAATTTTACAAAACACTCTTTTACCTTGCACATTTTCTGATAACGTGGGGATGTGACAGCCATTCTTTGGATGTGCTGAAGAAAAAGCATCACTTTCTGCAGAGAAGATCTCACCATAGCCATTATCTTCAGACTGCTGGGCTTGTGTAAGATTCTCATCCTAAAGGACTGCCGCTCCTAATGTTTGCACAATTAGCACATCATCTAGGCTTTGAAAGTGCATCCAAATACTCCTACAGCATGTCCAACAACTTAAGAGGTTATTTGCAAGTGTGAAGTAGAGAAACGGCTCTCTAAAGCAGCAAATAAAGCCTGCACAAAGATCCGACCCAAGAGATGTCCTGTCTTCAGGCTCGTACTTTAATCTTCAAAGGGATACTGAACAATGAAGAGAGGAGTGATTCAGAACCATGAAAATTGAAAGTTGAGCTACGTTGCAAAAGCTTGTTTCCTTGTCAGCAAAAACTCCCCGTGTGGATGAGACGATGCTGAGCGAGAGAACCAGAGTCTGAGTGAGtggcagagagaaagagagagagagagatttgggGAGAGCACACAGTATGCACACAGCATGATACAGtcttaaacaaaatgaaatcttttgttcattataaatgattttaaaTAAGCATTGCCTGGATTTCAGAATGTCATATTTGATTTGTCTCCTTTTACAGAATGAGAATGATTCATCTTGAGCTTCACTGGAAGCAATAACATCTGACTGTCTGTATAAGAGTCACAAGATCAAAGTCACTTTATTTGATAAAATGACCAAGAAAATGTCTTGGCTTCTTAGTGATATTATGAATTACAGGCATATCTACCGGAGAGTACACAAGCAACAgttgtattaaataaatgaaatggacactcttagaagaaaagatTGTGTatagtactcaactgaacaaaatatactaTAAAACTggaatagtgttttttttttagatattttactgaagaaaagtacacagtgcacctttaaatagtgAATAAACAAcccattaaacatgaaaatagttCTTTAAAATGGAGTCAAGATCTccagggttctatatagaaccacaTAGAATCTTTTTGGTCTAAAAGATGGCTGAACTGGACTTCAGATTCTTGTGTGCTTGAACTCCAGTTCTAATAGAATCTCCAAATCGTTAAATTTAATTGGACTTTGTGGGTAAATGTGGTATGACGAAGTAGCTCTTAATTACATGGTAAATCAATAACACATTTAGGTGATTAATAAATTGAGAGGAAAGGCTTTAACCCCATATAACAATTCCGCAAGATAATTGCCACTTTTAGTATTTGCTAAATGTTTTTGGCAGCCTATCATTTGAGTAGCATATTCCTAGTCAATATCATTTTTACCTTTATAAGCATCATTAGATTTAATTTGCAATATCATTGTTCTGTTCAGCtttataaatgtgtatttttttatttatcagaaTAACCAAAAAGCCCCTAAAATTTCAGCCTAAATACAGACATCCCAAAACAAATCTTACAAGAAACTCATATAAAAGAGGATTAAGTAAAGTAACATGAGGTGGTCGGTTAACAAACTGTTCTGTGACCAGGATGGCTGAAAGGTAAAAGCGtcggacttaagatccaatggacaaatGTCCTTGTGTGTTAAAACCCCAACCCGACTCCTGGTAGAAGCGTGATAACTTTAATTGGACTGCTTTGATGTTTACAGGTTCAGGGTGCTGTCAGTAATGTTTCTGAGAGGTTGTCCTGAAACAAACAATCAGACACACTATATGTTTACAGTTCAacaatgtataaaaaataaaataaaaggtttCCTTTGCTCAATGTTTCCTGTGCTCGCGTACAGACAAAACATTGTTAAAAACGATACCAATTCATATGGAAATCCTGTATTATACATGGCAGACCAGTAGCCCCATTTCCACCAAAATTTACCCTGAACGTTTACCCTTTACtctggttgaaataaaattctTCATGGAGTCAGCCAAAAAAAATGTTGCATGAACTCAACTAATGACCACCCCCGAAaattcctgaactttgaaaaaaaaataccttTCTGAGGGGGGAAATTTtgcccggaacttcatttataccctggtCCCTGCGGTCGAAATACGCAGAGTACCACCTGAAAGTCCCTAGTTTCTGGAGAACGTTCCTGCAGTGGAAACGTGGCTTTAGTAAAAACACCACGTGCCTATAACCGTGATCCCCCCAAACTAGTTCAGTAGAAACTCCACCCTGAAGCTGATTCTTGAGATTTTATTGGTCATGTCAATCtcagtacactctaaaaaatgctgggttaaaaacaacccaagttgggttgaaaatgcaccaacccaacaattgggttgttttaacccaatggttgagttgttttaacccagtggttgggttaaatgttgcttaagacaacccaattgctgggtaagaacaactcaaccattgggttaaaacaacccaattgttgggttggtgcattttcaacccaacttgggttgtttttaacccagcattttttagagtgtagtaatTGCCTACACCAAACACTGATCTCGAAACCAACTGTGTACAAACAGTTTTGGCTCGACTTATCAAGACAGTTTTGCAAGATGGCTACTGTCTGTATACTTGTaatggactgtctttataaagtatcttcttattaaactgtttgtacactcaCAAAGtgctcaatgcttcggtttgcatatagggaccctcattatgctaccgtgttagtgtgaggctattttaagccttgttagtggtattatctagtgatttaattttacttactACACTAGctttataagctaatctgtttttagagataaaactttttaaattcgattttcatgaaaacacatcccagagaacgatctacttggTAACAATGTGATAATtactggagttgtcctttaaccaATGAAATTAGCTGCAGAGTGGGATTTCTGATAAAGTGGTTTGGGGCAAAAATGGGTCTCGGATCTCTCACGGAGGAGCGACGGAAGCATAAAAGCTGGAgcttttactgtgtgtgtgtgttttactttcattttgtttacattcagattaaagtcattacatGTTCGCAGGTTCCTGCCTCCTTCTTCCCATATCAACATACTCTTGTCTCTGTTACATTGGTGCCAAAACCTGGAGGATGGAGGGACATGCTGTCGGAGAGAAGACCAGACCTGGactgttttattgtgtgtgtgtgtgtgtgtgtggcaaccGTCTGTAAGGGGCTGTCTGCGTGTTTACTTTCagattgtgttttgtttattaaagttGTTAAATATTCCCCGGCTCCAGCCTCCTTCTTCCAATATCTACATACCCCATTACATTGGTGCTGAAACCCGGAGGAGGGATATGCTGTCGGAGAGGCttcgctgcttgccacatacACATGTTTAGTATAGAGGTGTAGTCTTTCTTTACAAAATCACCTCGTCAACTGGCCTTGCATGAATAATACAGCGTTTTTAGTTTACGTGGAGCCGTGTGAACGGGATAACTGTAAAggaaaacttttttatttttattttagtacatcgATGTAGTGTAAACACTTTCATATTAATTGTTCTCCACGTTCGTCATTCATTTATTctgctaaatatttaaaaatatcaaCAGATAGAACAGTCAAATTGTTTTATTATGGAAAACAACTACACAATTAACTAATTAAATATGCACTAATAATTTATTTCCATGACCCCTAAACCATACAATTTATTCAGTTGCTTAGTCAATATATAGGCCTGCTGAAAAGAACCCGCTAAACTAAGCTAGTCGGGTTTTGGACACTTTTTTACCTGCCCTGGCTGATCTTAGCTTGTCAAGATTGGAGACCAGCTAAAAGACCAGATAAACCAGCAGAACACAAGCTTGGAGACCAGCTGAACTCAGCCAACCAACCTAGACTGGTTTTAGCATGGTTTTTCAGGAGGGAGGGTTTAGATTAAAcaaggattaggccttagttaaattaggacatttaagtagcatTTATAAATATGCCCtagaaaaaaaattactgttgtacatcttaaagggggggggggggggggctgtttcatgcatactgagctttttacactgtttaagacttggattccaatactaaacatagacaaagtttcaaaaactaatgttggacgtttgatggagtatttctgtgtcaaaaatactccttccggtttctcacaagtttcggagagttttttttcgcgtatgggtcggcttggcgtcgatagagcggaaggtccttgtatgggccgtacgggctcttctcctggtagggtgcgcgcgtgtgtgactagagcgagagcaaatgcacgcccataaacactctttcAGCTGCAGATCactcatccgtgaacacttatgtcgttatagtctgcgccgcgctccactttattcctatgggtgacgtcgagcgacttcaacgcttcagcacagcattccgggaaggcagcgctgcatttgaaccgatttgaacgcagaaatgacgggaagcttcacaacatcgcggatctccacggtcactgctgtcggacttcaccaaatcatatcaaagaagtgtgtttttgacggagcgttcccagcgataaaggttcggtcctggtttggaagcagccggtgagtaaaactgcttcaaatgtctgtgctgttgcttatcgtcgcgtgagtaaacatctgTAAACGTCACGATcgcatgcttcgtcattcaaatgcgctaacggttactccctTGTTGTtctatataacgttacactagtctgacgtgcaaaaccgttttgttgacaggccactaaatacagtacataccacagagacggacgtcctgctgttgctgtttctcctgttcaatttatttcagcctccgaatgattctggatcatatatctattagctgagatcgatagcaagggtttctccacgcttgaggacgtcaccgctttgtgcgctagtcattctttagctccgcccacacgatacgcctccaggtgctcgttttttttccggaaagactcggtacagcctatatttcttttataaatataataaaactaaagacttttcggagatatgaaggatgcaatactactctataggtactcaagattgacatgagattcagaaactgagtgtttcacccccctttaagacaaaacaatggcactgacatattttaagatatgccaGTGCAAGTTACTTTCAGTtgaaacagctcaaacatgcattcaGTCCTTGCCTGTGAAACCAGaagataagagtatttatttacatgttACTTGAACTTCAGTTAAAAGACACGAGACTCTCTGTTGAGACTAAAAAAGTTCAGTAGCCTACTGACATCTAATGGTGTAACAGGGCAGCACATCTGCAGTGTTGTTACTGTAAGAATCACCACAAAAATGTGGCTTCAAAtagaatttaaatatttataaataaatattattttattattgggAAACAATTTAGAGGATAAAAATGTGTTGTCTACTCTCTTTAAAACATCTGTACACTAAGTGACGTTCAAAActtaatttcgggaggagtggATCTAAACTCGAGTTAAAGCTGCTTCCTCGAGCGCTCCACCgtggacagcaagccaaatacgCGTAAACCTTATGCAAAGAGTATATGGGTAAACAAACTCGTGAAACTAACCTTTAAACTTACAAGAGTTCTAGAAAACTTTGATTACGACAGATCATTAAGTTAGTGCTTGATGAGAAAGGCATTCATAAATGCCAATGCATTAATGTTATAGGCTTGTCATACACAGATGCAGTGGCAACTGCAGTTACAAAGTGAATTACAACATCAGTTGTTGGCCTCATCACATCCACAAAAGAAAAGACCAACGCTGGAATTAATGCAATATATCAGACTTTAGACTGATAGTCACATTAGAGTCTgaactgagaaaaaaagaaagacaaatcATTGTTATCTCATAAATGAAACTGTATTGATACAGCTTACAAGCTTACGGCATATACTATAGACTCTTTCTTTGTTGCATATACTGTACCTTATTTgcttttaacttattttttggaACTACTTCAAAAACTACAAAATAGAAATTCTGTGACCCCTAATGTATCCACAGGTCTGAATGATATCCTAGCTTCCTATTTGGTACAGATGGTCATTAAAACCACACATGGgaaccaggatggccgagtggttaaggcatTGGACTTAAGATTCATTGGACAAATGTTCTTGTGGGTtcaaaccatagacagtaaaagaaatggacggagggatcccattgccttctacggcgttaagtgatgtcagtataggagcactcacttcctgatggctgagcgaactgcgcaggctcagactgagcttgacgacgtagatgtgacgtgagcctcctgtctgacagctgtaggtcttctagtagatgtggaaagtgaaagctgaatcacgttgtttaaatattttctcccgttgcttttggctcactacgggcttctccccattcttcccccttgactttatcagactttgtctccacatccccccgactgtctcatagacagtaaaagattgcctgcgagcgtctcctcaggtctatacggtaatttctcaactgtgcgacagagtcgcgttggttatgacgcaatagttagcctatttttacaaaaacagcttctgcggggcgatagtgtaagatacaaggtaacggagccttttatgcattgtcgtgtttctttagaaataaacaatggacaaatggagtctttaaacgcctctgatgtaaagttattcactgtcaaagtgactcaaaaatgaatgggagtcaatgggatgctaacagcaggtgatggcttggttagcaatggcagcccctaggggtggaacgctttccgagcgctagattacccccttggttcaaaccccactccgGAGCTTTGTAAACATTAAACTTTGGTACTAGAAAATGTAGGCACAACCAACAGAGAGACAAGTTGCAATGCAATCTTTGCTAATTAAATACATTGATAGCATTCTTCTTAATAAATGGTTTATCCCCCTGTCGACTGGAAAATTTCTGTCCCTTATACCAAAAGCACCTCCATATAACTCCACCATAAGCATATGCATCTTTGCTTTACATATGTAGTGATGTTGTACTGCTTAAACTTTATGAACGTGTCTAAAAGCTTCAAGATACAATGATACAAGATACAAATGTAGAACGTGTTACCTCAAACACATAACTACAATCAAAACCGAAAGTTTAATAGGCTACCAAGTTTAATGTGATGccttttctttttcaaatgAAAGCTGCTCTGTGGGTATGTGGTCATTCGAAACAGAAACAACAATCTATTtcctcaatttgaggtcacacGCTCTCCACAGccaccaggatggccgagtggttaaggtgTCGGACTTGAGATTTAATGGACAAATGTCCCACTCCTGGTAGATTTTTTGAAGTGTTTAAAAAGCATATCATATTTACATACACACTGTGATGCTACAGTACTTAAACAGGATTCTCAAAAAGAAGCTGACAGATTTCTCAAACTGATTCAAATGCAACAATGTGTAGATTTGTTTCAGTGTTTGTTGAAATGGAATTGTTTTACACAACGCCTTTTGCAAGTCATATTGCAGAAGTAACTAGTTGGGAAACCAACAATGATGCAAAACAATGTGTTGCATAAATGCTATAATGATAAACTGTATAACGTTATGGTGATCGATCAAACAAACAAAGGCATTCacagataaaataatatttattaaattaagaCAACAAATCATACACACAGAAATCTACCTTAAAATAAAGCAGTAATAAAACATGTACTGTATAATGTTTGCTTGCACTGTACATGGGCGTAAAACACTTGCAGTTTCCTTTTTAATATCTTTAACACATCAAGTAAATGTCCTGTGACACTCGCAGAAGGTTCTCAGTAAGATTGCAGTATCACTTCAGCTCAATTGCATTGCATCTCCTGTGGTTTACAAGAAGACACAATGTTTTTTGCAATGGCAACCATAAAGCGCAGGCACTGGGCATTGGTTGTTCTCTACAAAGTACACGTGACATGGTTAACACTAGAATGAAATACTGTTGTTTGTTTAATATGCTATGGCTTAGCTGAAACTAGACAGCTTCAACACTGAGATCATTTATTGCAACATGGAAAGCAACAACAGAAGAGCTGTCGACAAGGGTTTTTCTTCTTGTATATGACAGCCTTCTTTATCTGAATTGTAGCTTTGGCCACAAAGTCTTGGGTGGCATAAACATTTGCCTCAATGTTGTCCACCATGGGCCCTTGTTCCTCCACCAGCAAAGCCAGCTGGAAAAACAGATCATGGATGTCTCGGATGCGACTTTCCAACTCCAAAAGCTCCTTGTGGCGATTCTCGATCTCAGTGAGAGCTGAGCGAGCGGTTCGCCCGTCTGTGAGCAAGTCATCGGAAAAAACGTTCCACTTGCCGGTCTCGATCATTTCTTCGATTTGATCTCCACTCACTTCTTTACCCATGATCTCCGCTTGCCTTTGGATACGAGTCTTGCAGTTGTCCCTCTGTGCCATTTCGGCGCTGTTGTATTCATTCATAGCCTCGTGAAAAGAACCTGTGATAGAGACAAACTGGCCATGTATCATGCGCACCAAAGCTGAATGGGCTCCGTGTTTCTCCTCCAACTCTTTACAAAGTGCATCCAGCTTCTTTATCCGAGCATACAGGCTCTCCCCTTTCGTTTTGATGTTGCGTGCAATCGTGTTCGAGTCACGCTTGATGCTGCTAATGCGTCTGACAGAGGTGAGAAAGCGTGTGTTCTGTTTGCCCAGTCTCTTCACCTCCATCCTGAGTTGGGCGATTTCTTTCTGGATGGATTGGGCTTCTCTGAAGGTGTCCTCCATGATGTCCTCGCCCTCAAACACCACTGCATGCTGTTCCAATTCACCACTGTCCACATCTTCTCCTCCatccacttgctcatcctcgcTGTGGACTTTGGGGGCAACACCTCCCAGTTCAGCCAGCCTGTCTCTCATCTTTCCTGGGAGGAAAATTATGATTGTTAGACTTTATTATGACCTACATGACAAGCTTTGactctacaaacatttgtgaggcCTTCATTGCGCAGTATGATATTCAATTGGAGGAACAAAAAAGCAGACACAGTTCACAATGCAAGCTTGAAAGTGTGGCCTCTCATACAGTAAATGGTTTTAGTACAGCAGCAACAATTTACTATTAAGGTAAACTAACAAGACCAGAGGTGTCTGTCATATAGTTCTTCACCGCAATGGCAACCATGATGCTGCACATTTCCCACCAGATCACCATTCAGAGAATAAAAAAGGTGGGGACTTCCCTTTAGTCCTGTGTTGAACACCTTAAGTAAATAAGAGCAAAATAAGTGACTTAAATCTAAAATCCTGGAGTAAACTCGTTATTGTCTCATTATGAACATGCAAATCTCAAGACACACGTAAACAGAACAAAAGTCTAATCTAAAACCAACCAGTCTATTCCCGGATGTAAAGTCAACATTGAGCACTAATGAAAAATATCAATGTTATAGGCTAAATCAAACAACGCagccacacacaaacaaaaagtaACTTGCTAGCCTACATCACTTTAAAGTGAACACTGTAATAAACACATAAATAAAGGATCTTAATTTTAACTTCCTCAAAAAATATAGTAGCCTAAGCCAAGATCTCTTAAAGGTAACCACAATTAAAATAGTATGCTTACTATAAACGATAGAAGGAGTGCAGCCATTTCAAGTTCCTTGTTTATTTCAGATTATAACGATGCGGTAAACAACTTCGCCAAaccttttttgttgtttaaatcaAAATTGAAATGAGTTGAAACGATACATAAACTGTCAACGTTACCTTATTTCATGTCCCTTCGTTCAATTCAAACGCTATAAACACGAGCTTGTATGGTTTCCGAACGCGCATCGCCTCATGTCAGTCACATCGCTGCAGGAAATAACGTTGCAGTCGAATGACTGACTGAGACTGACTGGTGGGAGTTTCCGACAAGTCAGAGCACGAACGTTAACTCATactaaagttttaaaaaaagatttcccGTTAACTTCACTGACACTATTTACACCCTAAAACGCCCCACTTTCCACCCAGGATCATATAGATGTTTAAATCCCTCACATCATTTATTTTGCTCAGACGTTTCACATTCAACATTCACATTGCAAATCCAGTGGCTGAATATAGTGCAAAATCGATCAATACTGTTTTTTACCAAAGGGCATTTGTCAAAACCAATCCATTTATATTTGTGGCAGTGCTGGAGTCTTAGGCCTACATGCCAATGCAAATCTTATTATTTTGGTTGTGTTTAAACTGAGTCCAACACTTATTGACGGTTTATTTCCTAACAAGATATCCAAACCAGCTTTCTCTTCTGAGGTATGACGGTAGCCTATAAGCAATTTATGGGTAATTATCCTTTTAGCCAGGGTCGGCCTGGTTGAATCATAACTTAATCAAACCTAACATTCTGACTGCACCCTGGAAGCAATTTTGCACTTAAAA is from Pseudorasbora parva isolate DD20220531a chromosome 10, ASM2467924v1, whole genome shotgun sequence and encodes:
- the stx11a gene encoding syntaxin-11a yields the protein MRDRLAELGGVAPKVHSEDEQVDGGEDVDSGELEQHAVVFEGEDIMEDTFREAQSIQKEIAQLRMEVKRLGKQNTRFLTSVRRISSIKRDSNTIARNIKTKGESLYARIKKLDALCKELEEKHGAHSALVRMIHGQFVSITGSFHEAMNEYNSAEMAQRDNCKTRIQRQAEIMGKEVSGDQIEEMIETGKWNVFSDDLLTDGRTARSALTEIENRHKELLELESRIRDIHDLFFQLALLVEEQGPMVDNIEANVYATQDFVAKATIQIKKAVIYKKKNPCRQLFCCCFPCCNK